In Acidisarcina polymorpha, the DNA window GGCAACCCCTGCGGTGAGCGCGGGAATCCGCTGCCGCAAATGGATCGCGCCGGTAATCAGAAAGATCAGAACCGCCCATGCGATGATAGCTCCGCTCGTCAAAGCTGTTCCAGGAACACTCGTGGAGCGTTCGATACTCATGTGTATGGGCAATACGATCAATTGGAAATACCGCCAAAATACTTCAGCAACATTCCAAAAGTGATGCGGACCTTTACCAGCACGGGTACCCACTGCCCAACACAGGCAAAATATGATATAGCCGCCAACAGCCCAGCCCCTGCAAGCGAGACCCAGCGATGCCACGGTCGTTTCTCGTCCAGCAGAACATATCCCCAAGCAACGAGCACCACTAGCAGAAGGCCCTCTTCATGAGAGCAATCCGCCAATAAAGCTGCAATCGTAAAAGCCAGCAGCCATCCCCATCCGCCAGATCGCACAAACCTGAGTCCCAGCACAAGAGCAGAGAGAAGAAACACCATGCACAGCGGATAGGGCTGGCCGCTCACCCAGGCCACCGCTTCACTGTTAATGGGCAGTCCAAGCCAAATCAAACTCGCCACTGCAGCAAAAAGCGAGCGCATCCCCAGTCGGCGCAGCAGCACAAAAAGCAGCACACCGTTTATCCCATGAAGCAAGATACCAGTAAGGTGGAACCCTCCCGGCTGGTCCCCAAACACGTGTCTTTCAATGGCCAGCAGGATCCATACCATTGGGCGATACGTTGCTTCTCCCTTAATCGACAGTCCCATACCGAGCGGTAACGGGGTCAGCAGACGCTTCAGCCAAACCTCATGCCATGACTGAAGAATGGAGTTGTTCGCGATCAGGCTTATGTCGTCGTCCTGGAACGGTGCATTTATAACGCCTGAGTAAAGAAAGCCCACCCACACTGATGCGGCAATACAAAAGGTTACAAGCGGTTGTTTCGTCACCCACTTATGCATGAATCTACCTCACTCCTTTCACGAGTTCCTTAAGCTTGCCTTTCTCTTCTTCTCTTTTTGTGGAACTGCGAAGAACACCCAGCGCATAATGGGGCAGTGGGTACCCCCGATGCATTCTCTGCGGGCTCTCGACTGGTACACAAAATGGAGGTCGCTCTAAGCGCTTGTGGGTGAAATAATTCAGATTCGTAGAACGATATGCAGATATTGATCGTTCCAGTCACTGGCCAGCTCCAGCAGTCCGCGCTCGCTATGCACAGACAAGAGCGAGGACGCGTAGTTTGGGCAAACGTTGTTTGAGTCGGAGGCCGCGTTTGGTAGCTCGACCGGAGCGGGCGCGCTGGTCTACTCTCGGGAACCGACTTGCGAGGAATTTCGGAAGTGACCTCTCCACCCTGTGCCGATACGGAGCCGTTTGCTTCATTCAAGACCTTGCCAACAACCACTTGCTCACGCGCCTTTACTAAGCCGAAGTATCTGCATGCCCGCGACGCTCTTTCTTGACAACAAAATGTTTCTCCTTGAAAGATCTTCCAGCACAGTCTGGTCTTTTAGACTCACACTCCGACACGGCGTAGTTGACCTTGTAAGTTTCGGGTTATACCCGTGAGGTATGGTGGCAGTGGGTATCGTGTACTGAAACGCTCACTGCCGCAGCGGCAATCGGATGTTTTCTCCGTAAACTATAGGAGAAACGAAAGCTGCTCACTCCGGCGGTCAGCTGTCACCCAGTGACATCAAGGAATGCGCCGTTAATGAAGGAGGCTTCGGCGCTTGCCAGCCACAGGATTGCGCGTGCAACTTCTTCTGGCTGCCCGCCTTTGCCCATCGAAAGCGCTTTTCAGAATAAAAGGCAGGAACAACAAGGAGTTCATGCGGGTGGTGGTGTCCAGAAGGCCGATGGCGAAATCAGGGCGAACCCGACGCTTTGAGTTTGCCGGTCAGTTGCAGCGCTGCTCTCAACTCCGCTTGAGGCGCGGGGACCAGGCGCATCTGCCAATAGATATCGCGACGAGTAAACCCGGGTGGCAGCTATCTATAGGTTCGATCGCCCCTGTAGCACTGTGAGCAACAATGAGTGAGCCATGCTGCCAAGAGCGAGTGCGCGCCGGGAGCCAGATGTTCGTCGTAGGGACAGATTATGCCGCGTTTCACTTGAGCGTTGTAGGGCCTGTCTTGCTATTTTCCTCCGCATGCATAATTCTCAGACGGAGTTACAAAGGCGATCTAGAATGGCCTCGCGATCACGCTAGCAGAACTCTTCGGCAATGCGCTCACGAATATCGCGGCGGCGGGTTGCGTGCAAACGATCAGTCTAGGACCTAGGAACTACACCCGTCGCGATTCTATGCTGATACTGGCCGGGAGTCATTCCGTAAACCCTTCTGAACTGTCTTCCAAAATGGCTTTGGTCGGAAAATCTCAGATGCAAAGAGGTATCGGCAAGCGACCACCCTTCCGAAATCAACTTTCTTGATTGGATGAGACGAGCACGAGTGTGAAATGCCAGAGGCGATAAACCGATGTGCCTCGTAAACGCATGGACGAAGTAGTACGGACTTACACCTGCCAGAGAGGATAGAGCATCGAGGGATGGGACTTTCGCAAGTGAGTGTGAAAGATAGGACTGCATCCGCGACACGAACGCTGGGGGTGCAGGACTCACCAGTGCGTTTCTCGCACCGCTCTCGCCTAGGATGGTCTCCAGTCGAGGGAGAACATCAACCTGCGGTTCGCAGTTCACGCCAGACTTGAGTGACTCAAAAAAAGTAATGAATTGACCCAGGACTTTCGCGGTGGACCAGGAGATCGGTGCGGCAGGACGATCCACACTCAAAGAAACAGCCGGCAGTGTTGCGATCTTGAAACTGGTCTTACCTCTATAAAGACATTGAGCTCTGTGCACAAGCCGTGGTGGCACGAGCACCAATCGGCCGGGCCTTGCCACGATAGAGCTTGATTTGAACTGATAATGACGCTCACCCTTCGTGACTGCAACCAACTGCCAACCTTCATGAAAATGCCAATCAGTGGCGAACGTCTCCACATTCTCGCCATCATACAGTTCAGTGCCAGAAATTGCTTCACTCCACGATAGCCTCAACGGTTCACGGTCGGTCTTTAGCTCCGCCATGGCAAGATGGCTCCTCATGACAACCATTCTAGATCAAGGAACCGCGGTGTGATCCAACCAGACCTCGAGGACAGGCCGGAGTCATGGAGATCCACTGACCACAGGTTACGGAGATAGCCGCACGAGCTTATTTAGCTCGGCGTTTCCGGCTATAGTTGCGGTTCATAGATCAGCTTTACGCTTCCACACTGCATATAGGTGTACCGCTTGCACAGTGTTCGTCGGAACAATTGCCCCATAGTCCCCATCAGCGCGCGGAGGGCAGCTTGCGCAAAGGCCTTCGAACATAGCAAGGCGGACCCATAGTCACGGTCCACTTCGACTTCAGGTGCGAATAGGACAGTCCCGGTTGGCGTTAGTCAACCTTCCTCATTGAAGGCTGACCAACAGGAACTCGTTAGCTCCAATGGGGAGGTCGTAGATGGTATTAGCATCTACAGTGACGTTGGGATCGTGGAGGGGGGAAAGGTTGCTTCCGCTGCCACGTAGGATATTTAGATTTGCGTTCGTGAAAGAGCCACCGAGACTTTCTAAAGCGATCGAAGCCTTATAAGACGTTGATGTGGAGGAAACGTTCCAGATGGCTAAGTAGGCTTTAGGGGTTGGCGCTTTTTGTACGAGCGCGAAAGCTTGCAGATCGCTTGTAGTAGACGTGAGTGGTCGCAGCGGGGCCGGGGCAGTCTGAAGCCAAGCCATCACTTGAGGCAGCAATGGTGTGACCATTTGTGTGCTCTGTAGTCCGGTAGTCTCCACCGCATAGCCGTGCAGCATGTCGGCAAAAGGCATCAGGTCAACTTCGGCTTGAAGGAAGCTGATCACACCAGCGGCGGTTCCGTATTTATTACCCGTCAGAGAGATCCCGTAGCGATCAATGATGACCTTCACGCCGAGATAGCCGGGATCCTGCTGGAAGAGTTGATATGCGCCATAGAGGGCCTGATCCACCGTGGAAGAAGGTGCGTAATCTTGGATCGTAAAGTAGTCGAGTGGCATCTGAGCGGAGATGATCTCCGCTGCAGTAGGGGAATAGAACTTACTATTGCCTGAGTTCAATTGAATACCTCCACTCAGGATGTGGTTGGTGTGCAGATGCCGTGCAATCGGTGTCCAATAGTTGATGTACCGCTGGATGTTATTGGAAATCGCTGCATCCACTTGCGCCGCTGGGACATCTGCACAACCGGATCCCTTATCGAAGGACGTCGAATATCCGAGCGTGTGCGAAGGTTCTTGCGTGCCAATCCAAATCGTTCCGGGCGCAGACGAATCGAGATCGTCGATCCAGCTTTCCACGGCGTCCTGTACCATCTGCATCGACGCTCCCGGCTCAGGGAGCGGATAGTAGTTCCCAACGGCTCCACATGTGATCTCGTATCCCGGGTCCAGATTGTTTACAGGAAGCACAGAAGGCGTGCCGCTGAATTGCAGCGCACTCGATGTGGCCTCGGATGGGAGGACCGTTCTGAGCATCTGCAGGGTTTGCGAGAGAGGAGCGTTGCCTGTGGCACTTGGCGTAAGCGTTTGCGCTTGATAATCGAACAGGCCTGCGTCCGTTGACTGATTCATCTGGTCGAGCGTGGCGTTGAGGAGGTTTACTCTCGAAGATTGAACGTCTGAAGCGACATTGCTGACGATTGCCGCTGGTGCGTTGCTAAGATCGACGCTCTCGACGACCCCGCGCCGGTACGTCACTTGATGGGCGACGGTGGCATCGTCTTCGCTGCAGTCTACATGGATGGCAGGAGCGACCGCGCCCACGGTCAGGGTGGCGGGAATGGTGGTTGCGACCTGACCAGCGCCATTCGTTACCGTCACTGTATAGCGATCGAGATTGTTCTCCGCCGTAGCTGCCCCAGTCGTATAAGACGGAGCCGTGGCGCCCGGGATAACATTGCCATTCCAGTTCCACTGGTACTTGAGGGGGATGGTGCCTGCTGCGGCGACGGTGAAGGTAGCCAAGGAGCCTGGGACGACTGTGCGACTAAGAGGAGCTTCTGTAATGATCGGCGCCCTCGGAATGATCGTGAGCAACGCAGCTCGACTTGCCACCTGAGATCCGTTGCTGTCGGATACAACGACGCTGTACGCAACACCAGTGTTGTAAGTGAAGATGGTCTTCGGGATCGAGAACATGGGTGCATTAGCGCCTTCTATCGGATTGCCGGCCTGTCTCCACTGATAGCTCAACGGTCCGATGCCCGTGGCTACGACTGAAAAGGAGGCGGGCAGACCGTCGTCAACCTGGAGGTTAAGCGGTTGCGCCACAATAGCCGAATTTGTGGATAGACCTCCCGGCAACGCTAGCGGGATGGCATTGCCACACCCAATTGCAAACCACGCGAGCATACTTAGAGCCGGGGTGACGCTCCAACGTAACTGCCTCATATCTCTCCTGTCCATCCCCCGTAGTCGACACGGAGGGTTGTCTAGCAAGGCGGCCGCACCTTCGCAAGAAAATGTAATCCAGAGCTGAACTCTCCATCAGCTAGGTCACTAAACGCGGCCATCGCCCGTTGCACCAATTCCGTGGCATGATGAGCATCCAATGCCTCGTCCGAAATCCAAATCGAATGAACCGCAAACATCCCAGGACGGTTCGTGATCTCATAGGTTTCATACGCGATGTTACCGGGCTCATAGCGTGAAGCTGTAACTAAAGAGAGCAAAAGATCCCTCGTCTCTATTTCCTTTTCTCGCTTCGCCTGAACCAGGTAAAGCAGGGTCGTTGCTTCCTTCGATTTGTTCATGATGCCTCACATCAATGCAGATGGTTTCTGAACTTCTGTTCGTACTTGTAGGATTCGCAGATCGTGGTTCCGGTGCCCGTGGCTGCTTACTTTATGAGCATGGATAGGTGCCGACAAGGTATGGTCTCTTAGCTCGATTCGATCTTTCCGCTACAGTCGCAATAAACTCTGCACGAGCAGTACTGATTACTGGATTGATCTTCGTGCATCGTCCACCAGCAACCCTCGTCCAACAGAAACGACCGCAAGGCCCGTTACGACTAGCCTGTGGATGCCAACCTGAATTGGGTGCGCACCGGTGTAGAACATGCAGAGACTGTTGTGCTAATTCGCAGTAGGCACGATCTCACCTATTGGGACCGACAGAACGCCTTTCACTTCAGACTTCGGGGAGCTCTGGTTGGAGAGAGTGGGGGAACAAGAGTACTCGCAAGCCCGAAGGTTCAAACTGTCGGAATGATTACAACCAACGAACAAATATTGTTGACGTTGACGGGTCGACATCCTCGGCGGCTTCTGCTTGAGACCGTCACAACCATCTTGGCGGAAGAAGCACGTCAGTAAACTGCACCCCTAGTCCGGGCCGAGTAAAGATAGTCAGCCAGCGCGCGGACGGAATTGAATCATCCGGATGATGCGTTAAAGCTCGCTCAATCGAATGACTTCTCCTTCGTCGCCTTCCCCACCACCGAAAACTGCAAGCTTCACCAGATTCTAGAACTGAGAAAGTGGGATTGCTCTGACCATCTCACCATAGCCAATGGCGTTCGGGTGAATATCATCCCCTGAGTCGAGCATTGGGATCATGTAGCTCAGATTTGTCTTATCGGCCAACACCGAATTGAAATCGATGACGCCATCCGACTGAGGTGGTTGAACGGTGGTGCCGTTCACAACGCTGGGCACTGTCGAAGTCTGCCAAGTATTGAGCAGGAAACGTTGCGCGTCTTCGCCCGAGCCTTGGGCAAAGCGTGTTCCAAATCCATTTGGACTCTGCGTTCCGCAGAATGTGGATGGAGCCGTGACGCCCTCATAGATCTTCAGCCCGGCGGCATGAGCCATGACGATCACGCTCTGCTTGCCCAGAATCAGTGCGTCTGCGGGGACGCAGTCATTCCGCAGATCATTGGCTCCTAGATAGTCGATGACGGTGGACACACCGGGGAGACTAACCACATCGCGCGTGAAACGGTTCAATCCCGCGATTGGGGAGATGCCAAGGACCGTGGTTCCGTATATGCCGACATTAGCAACGGCTATATCATCATGCCCCGCCGCGTGTAGGGCGTCTGCAAGTTGTTCCGGATAGGTCTTGTGCTTATCTAAACCGGATTGATAGCCGTCGGTAGTCGAGCTTCCGAAGGCTGGGATTGTCTCCTTATAGTTGCCGTATACGTCAACCCGGTTGAGAAGATAAGTATTCAGCGTCGTCTGCGTGAAGGACACTCCGGCGAGATCCTGAGTCTTGTCCCCTGCCACATCCACAGTTTGATAATTGGTGACCACGTTGACACCCTGCGCGTGGGACGTGAGGTTCGCCCAAGAGCCCCTTACGTATTCCGTCACGCTGAGCAGCTGACCGTAGGAGTAGCCTAGTGCGACGTTATCCGAGAGGGTACTACCGCCGGGGGGGATCGTGATCGAGGGGGCACCGTTGAAGGTCACGGGAGTGTCATCAGAGACACTCGCCCCAGTCGTCTGAATGCCAACATGCACAGCCCCAAGTGTCACTTCTGAAGCACCGAAATAGTTGGAGAAACTAAGCCGCATGACTCCACGTCCGCCGACCGACGGTTTAACAATCTCGCGGAACGTCCGTTCAGAACCCGAACCGCCCGCTGAAGTGCTAGGAGCATCCGCCCAGGACGCCACCCAAACGGAATCTGGAACAGGCGCAGGTGGTGTGACCGGTCCCGTCGCAGCAGAGGTAGCGCCCCCGCAGCCGGCTAAAACCGCGAGCAGAGATGTAGTGAGGACAGCGGCATAGCAAAGGCTTCTTCCATATTTTGATAAGAGATGTTTTTCGATTGAATACTTCGGGAGGCGTGATGAAAACGTCATGATGCCTTTTCCGTATTACGGTTGTTAGATCACCAAGGTATTGTGGATGCTCCCAGGGTGCCTAGCTTTCCCTGTCGCGATGGATTCTCGCTTCTCCTCGACGGCGCTAAAGGCGCTTCGTTAGGCACGATTCGTCCCTGTCTTGCTCATTCTTCTCTATTGTGACTTCAATTCCGCAAAACTGTGCAGACTTTCTTGGTTGCCGTTCATGCGCCTGAGGTATAGCGCTGCCTTATATGCTGCGCATTGAATGATTCCTTCACCTATGTTGCGGGTTGGGCACGGAAGGTACAGCTATGCTTGCGTAAATAACGCCGCTTTGCTCACGCGTTGAGCTGAAGCTCAGAATGCTGGTTGATTATCCAGGAGCATCAGCAATATATGAGGCCGTGCGCGCCGGAAATATCTCACGGGCCAATGCGTTCGAGTTTCGCCGGAAAGCCAATACTTGTTGGCGCTACAGAGCACGACATACCAATTGATGCGGGTCAGGCCGCAGGAGTTTGCATTGACCGACCCACTAGTTGCGATCTCATTGAGAACGATAGGTCTTGCGGCCATCGCCTTCCTGGTTCCCGTCATACTTTCTTTCAGGTTCGCGCCTGGAGCGACTTCGGCCGAGTATATGGGGCTGGGCTATCACCTAATGATGTACGCTCTCGTCGCGAAACTGCCAGCGGCGGAGTGGGCAAAAGCCGCGGGTTATGGATGGTTAACGCTCGATATCATGGCGGGAGTTCTTGTGATCAACCGTGTTCCGCGCACGATTGCTGATCCTGTTCGCCTAGCGGGCCACGTCTTTGCCGGGCTTTGGTTCATCACGGTTTCCTTGGACGGATCGGCACCCTTGAGAATTCTCGGGGCGCTCGCTGGAATCTTGCTCTTCGGCTATACCTTAGCTTCGCCTTACCTGTCGCCCGTGTGGCTCGCGCCTGCGTCGATCCTCATTCTTACGTGGCTATCCGTTCTTGCGTGGCGAAACGGATAACAACGTATGAAAGGAAGTCTCATGCAATTGACGCGTCGATTCAGTCGGTAGGAGGCAACACTAGGCCGATAGTTTTTCCGACAGAGTAAACCTTAGATCGCGAATCCATTGTGCCTATTAGCAGCGCTTACACGAGGAGAAGAGAAATTTATGGTGTCAAGGCCAGATCGTCGCATGTTCATCGCAGGCTCATTAGCCGCTTTCGCCAGCTGTGGAGTCAAGCCGCTCCGAGCTGAACCCAAGACGAATGGGACACCAGACGACCTATCTGGCGAGTTGTCTAGGATCGAACGTACGTCAGGGGGGCGTCTCGGCGTCTGCTTCATGGACGGACAGAGCGGTTTAGCTTTCGGCCATCGCATCAACGATCTGTTCCCGATGTGCAGCACGTTTAAGGTGTTGGCGGTTGCTGCAGCTCTGGCTCAAGTGGATTCCAAGCGACTCGATCTCCGGCAAACGCTGTCCATAAATCCAGAGGATCTTCTGAAATACGCTCCCGTGACCTCCCAGCACCTTGGCTTGCCAGGAATGACCCTCGGCGATTTGTGCGAAGCCGCTCTCACCTTGAGCGACAACACAGCTGCCAACCTGATCCTCCGTAGCATTGGAGGGCCGGTCCAAGTCACTCGCTTCGCTCGATTACTAGACGATTCGATTACGAGGTTGGATCGTGCCGAACCAACTCTGAATGAAGCGACACCGGGGGATCGACGCGATACAACCACTCCACTGGCTATGGCAAAGGATCTCAGAAAGCTCTTCTGCGGTTCAGTGCTTTCTGGCGCCTCCCGTTCGCTGCTGAAGGAGTGGATGATTGCTTGTAAGACAGGGGACAAGAAGATCCGAAGCGGTTTTTCGAAATCCTTCGTTATTGCGGACAAGACAGGATCGGGAGATCACAACACATCAAACGATGTCGCAGTCATTTGGCCAGCGTCAAACCAGTCCCCGCTCATTCTAACGGTCTAACTCACCCAGGTGATGTCTGATTCAGCCGACACACAGGCTGAACTTATCCACAGCGTGTCTCGCCTGTGTTTCCAGCAACTTTCCGCGTTGCGCACACTGGTGCCTTGAATGTTGCTTCAAATCGCGACCTGCAATCCGGGATGCTTGCAACAGCATTTACAGATGCGACCACCAGCCCCATCGCGAACCAGCCTATGCCGACTGTCGAGCACTGTTCAACTGACAGCTCTATGATGCTAGCTTGCGGGTTTTTCTCGTTCAGAGTTGTTCTGAATGAAGTAGCCGACCCTCAAGAGCTGCGCGGGAAAGGTCTTCGTGCGAGGATGGCAAATCCGGTAATCACCAAAGCTATCGCCAGACCGCCCCAAATTCTGATGTTATGTACTTAGCCCAACCTGTTGGAGCTGTCAGCGGATCAAAAAAGCCCTGAATGAAGGTGTTGTGAGAAGCATGAAGCAGCACGCTTGGCCAGATACTGCCCGACTGTACCCGCAAGTAACCCGAAACAAAAGCCATGGCAATGACCATCACAGTGAAACACGCTAGCGCATACCGGACGTCAGTACCCGCGTTATAGTCCGCCCACAGCAAACCGGGATAGTGCCAAAGGGCCCAAACAGTGCCGGAAATTAAACAAGCCCCCCTGAAGCCCATCCGGTCGAGCAGCAGCGGAAGCATCAGACCGCGCCACCCGAGCTCCTCTCCAAGTGCCCAAGTCATAGTGCTCACTACATTGATCGTAAACATCAGAGGGAGGGCCACACCCATAGTTCCCGATATTGGCCACCTCGCCAAGCCGTATTGCCCAGCCACCGCTAGGCAAAATGCTCTCGGCGCAAACGACCCGGTAACCGTGGCCCAAGTCAATAAGTAAACAGGTGCGGCGTAGATCAACGGCAGCAAGTAACCCATGTAGGTGTACTGCCAAGCGGGCCATTGCCACCCCAATCTCCGTAGCGGGATTTGACGTAGTAGACAAGTCGCCAGAGCTGCGCCGCCTGGGCACCACATAAGGAAGCGGCTAAGGGGCGCGGTTTCGTGATGGATCTGCAGAACGAGGGCATAGGCTGCAGAGCTGAAAAGAGACAGAAGTGCGAAGAATAGCAACAGAGTAAAGATTGAGTCGCTTCCTCCGTCCATCCCGTCTTGTAATCGCCTTTTGAAGAGAATCATCTGTCCGACCTATAGTGTATGCAATCCATCAACCGCCGCGATCCTGTCAAGGCAATTGCTATGCTATTCATCCTTTTAGCCGCAAGGCACAGTAAGTTTGGACAAACACAGACTAGATACAAGACTGATGCGGGCGCTACTGCGCGTCGATGGCCAAGAATTAGCGGGGAGAGCGCCGGTGTCCAGACGGACTGTTAAAGGCTAGGCGACAATCCGAGGTGTTCACATTCAACGGCACGGAGCAGATGTTGTGGTGCCATGCAACGAGGATTTCTTCTCGTAAGCGGTCAGTGCGACGCGAATCTGGTCGGAGGTGAAATTTGGACAACTCAACTGGAGGAAATGATCACTATTGACGGCTTTGATCCGATAGCTTTCAGCTGAGAGCTTCAAGAGGTTGTTCTGAAGCATGTCCCAAGTGCTGATCGCGTCTGCTGTTTGGAGAATGGGGCTCTTGTCTTCCGACAAGACCAGGACCGGTACCTTCACCGGTGCGTCGGTAACTTCTCGTTCATCAGCAGGGAGCGCGGCGGCTTCTTCTCTCTGTTCCCTATCCTGCGAGGCGATGCATTGATCTGCTTGGTAGAGCGCAGAGATTGAAGAGAGGGATGATGGAAAGCCGGAGCACTGATGCATCAATCGATCGTAACCTGACACCTCTGCGGCCCAGCCAATTAACGGAAATTCAGTCAATTGGCTGATTGTGGCTTGGCCGAGGCCAAGCGCATCAGCGGCTCTACCTTGGTAGGTAGCCGGTGTTGTGGCATCGAGGAAGATGAGCGCGGCGACTTGATCAGGGTACAGTTGCGCGTATTCCTTAATGTAAAGACCGCCTAGCGAATGCGCTAGCAGTACGACCGGGCCTTTTTCGTGAGCGGTCTTTAGTAGTTCGTGTAATTGGCTGGCGATAGCCTCTGAATCCCGAGGGCCGGGCCGAGGCTCACTCCACCCAGTTCCCGCTCGATCGTAAGAGCAGAATCGATAACTGCTAGACAACGAGTTCTGAAGAAGTGTCCATGTGAGCGAATCCTCGCCACTCCCAGCCTCGGCAACAATCGTAGGCCGCCCCGTTCCAGAACAGTTTAAATGCATTGATTTTCCATCCACCAGGTAGAACCTCCCAGGTGGGGGATTGAGTGCCAATAAGCGCTTCTGAACGATGAGGTTCCAGCTCGCTCCGGCCATGAACAGCGCTACTAGGAGTATCGTACAAGCACCAAGTGCGCCTAGGGACTGGCTGGCCCATCTTCGAGGATACTTGGATGTCACGATTCTCATACGCCTGTATTTTAAGGAGATCTTAGATTCCTTGTGGGTATCAAATGATACTTAGTAGGTAGGGCTTTGGCTGCCGCCACCGGGCGCCGGACTGCGGACGGGCGTTGAAGAGTTACCGTCTCTCGGATCAAGATGATGTGGCGCATATGAGAGTCCTTCTATGCTCCCGGAGCATAGAAGGATTGCTGCAAAGTATAGGTCAATTCTGGACCACTTGCGTCAAAACATGAGGTTGAAGATGCGAACAACTCGCGCCGGCGTTCTCCAGTTCTAGCGATACGACAACATAAAACAGCAGAGAAGACCGAAGTTGGCGTGAGCGTCTTTAGCTATAAGTCCCTGCCACTCTAGCCTCGAAAAGGCTTACGTCGCATTGAAGGAGTCCTGAAATTGCTACAACCGACCACCCCTACTGAAGAAGTCATCAATCATAACGTTGTGAAAACGGAAGCAAAGCAAGGTCCGATCCTTAAGATCGGCGAATGGCAACTGAATTGGAAAGCCCAGGGCGCGAACACAGGCTATTCATTCTCTATCTATGAGACGACACTTGGAGCCGGCAACGGGCTGCCGTTACATAAGCATCCATACCCGGAGTTCTTTTATCTACTTGAGGGGAGCCTTGCATTTTGCCGCTGGAATAATGCTGGGGCTGCCGAGTGGATTCAGTGTGAGACGGGCGATAGCATCCTGGCACCCCCAAATGCACCGCACACGTTTTTTAACAAAAGTGCTCTACCTGCGCGGTTTCTGAGTGTTTCTACCTATCATCATGAACGCATGCTCAAAGATGCGATCAACCCTGGTGGTGATCTGAACTACCTTCCTTCGCAACTTTCGACTGCAGATTTCGAGCAGCTCTTCAAG includes these proteins:
- a CDS encoding glycosyltransferase family 39 protein, translating into MHKWVTKQPLVTFCIAASVWVGFLYSGVINAPFQDDDISLIANNSILQSWHEVWLKRLLTPLPLGMGLSIKGEATYRPMVWILLAIERHVFGDQPGGFHLTGILLHGINGVLLFVLLRRLGMRSLFAAVASLIWLGLPINSEAVAWVSGQPYPLCMVFLLSALVLGLRFVRSGGWGWLLAFTIAALLADCSHEEGLLLVVLVAWGYVLLDEKRPWHRWVSLAGAGLLAAISYFACVGQWVPVLVKVRITFGMLLKYFGGISN
- a CDS encoding immunoglobulin domain-containing protein; protein product: MRQLRWSVTPALSMLAWFAIGCGNAIPLALPGGLSTNSAIVAQPLNLQVDDGLPASFSVVATGIGPLSYQWRQAGNPIEGANAPMFSIPKTIFTYNTGVAYSVVVSDSNGSQVASRAALLTIIPRAPIITEAPLSRTVVPGSLATFTVAAAGTIPLKYQWNWNGNVIPGATAPSYTTGAATAENNLDRYTVTVTNGAGQVATTIPATLTVGAVAPAIHVDCSEDDATVAHQVTYRRGVVESVDLSNAPAAIVSNVASDVQSSRVNLLNATLDQMNQSTDAGLFDYQAQTLTPSATGNAPLSQTLQMLRTVLPSEATSSALQFSGTPSVLPVNNLDPGYEITCGAVGNYYPLPEPGASMQMVQDAVESWIDDLDSSAPGTIWIGTQEPSHTLGYSTSFDKGSGCADVPAAQVDAAISNNIQRYINYWTPIARHLHTNHILSGGIQLNSGNSKFYSPTAAEIISAQMPLDYFTIQDYAPSSTVDQALYGAYQLFQQDPGYLGVKVIIDRYGISLTGNKYGTAAGVISFLQAEVDLMPFADMLHGYAVETTGLQSTQMVTPLLPQVMAWLQTAPAPLRPLTSTTSDLQAFALVQKAPTPKAYLAIWNVSSTSTSYKASIALESLGGSFTNANLNILRGSGSNLSPLHDPNVTVDANTIYDLPIGANEFLLVSLQ
- a CDS encoding CPBP family intramembrane glutamic endopeptidase; the protein is MILFKRRLQDGMDGGSDSIFTLLLFFALLSLFSSAAYALVLQIHHETAPLSRFLMWCPGGAALATCLLRQIPLRRLGWQWPAWQYTYMGYLLPLIYAAPVYLLTWATVTGSFAPRAFCLAVAGQYGLARWPISGTMGVALPLMFTINVVSTMTWALGEELGWRGLMLPLLLDRMGFRGACLISGTVWALWHYPGLLWADYNAGTDVRYALACFTVMVIAMAFVSGYLRVQSGSIWPSVLLHASHNTFIQGFFDPLTAPTGWAKYITSEFGAVWR
- a CDS encoding GDSL-type esterase/lipase family protein; the protein is MTFSSRLPKYSIEKHLLSKYGRSLCYAAVLTTSLLAVLAGCGGATSAATGPVTPPAPVPDSVWVASWADAPSTSAGGSGSERTFREIVKPSVGGRGVMRLSFSNYFGASEVTLGAVHVGIQTTGASVSDDTPVTFNGAPSITIPPGGSTLSDNVALGYSYGQLLSVTEYVRGSWANLTSHAQGVNVVTNYQTVDVAGDKTQDLAGVSFTQTTLNTYLLNRVDVYGNYKETIPAFGSSTTDGYQSGLDKHKTYPEQLADALHAAGHDDIAVANVGIYGTTVLGISPIAGLNRFTRDVVSLPGVSTVIDYLGANDLRNDCVPADALILGKQSVIVMAHAAGLKIYEGVTAPSTFCGTQSPNGFGTRFAQGSGEDAQRFLLNTWQTSTVPSVVNGTTVQPPQSDGVIDFNSVLADKTNLSYMIPMLDSGDDIHPNAIGYGEMVRAIPLSQF
- the bla gene encoding class A beta-lactamase, with the translated sequence MVSRPDRRMFIAGSLAAFASCGVKPLRAEPKTNGTPDDLSGELSRIERTSGGRLGVCFMDGQSGLAFGHRINDLFPMCSTFKVLAVAAALAQVDSKRLDLRQTLSINPEDLLKYAPVTSQHLGLPGMTLGDLCEAALTLSDNTAANLILRSIGGPVQVTRFARLLDDSITRLDRAEPTLNEATPGDRRDTTTPLAMAKDLRKLFCGSVLSGASRSLLKEWMIACKTGDKKIRSGFSKSFVIADKTGSGDHNTSNDVAVIWPASNQSPLILTV
- a CDS encoding AraC family transcriptional regulator, with the protein product MVVMRSHLAMAELKTDREPLRLSWSEAISGTELYDGENVETFATDWHFHEGWQLVAVTKGERHYQFKSSSIVARPGRLVLVPPRLVHRAQCLYRGKTSFKIATLPAVSLSVDRPAAPISWSTAKVLGQFITFFESLKSGVNCEPQVDVLPRLETILGESGARNALVSPAPPAFVSRMQSYLSHSLAKVPSLDALSSLAGVSPYYFVHAFTRHIGLSPLAFHTRARLIQSRKLISEGWSLADTSLHLRFSDQSHFGRQFRRVYGMTPGQYQHRIATGVVPRS
- a CDS encoding SDR family oxidoreductase — protein: MGKGGQPEEVARAILWLASAEASFINGAFLDVTG
- a CDS encoding putative quinol monooxygenase — protein: MNKSKEATTLLYLVQAKREKEIETRDLLLSLVTASRYEPGNIAYETYEITNRPGMFAVHSIWISDEALDAHHATELVQRAMAAFSDLADGEFSSGLHFLAKVRPPC